The following coding sequences are from one Nicotiana tabacum cultivar K326 chromosome 1, ASM71507v2, whole genome shotgun sequence window:
- the LOC107807151 gene encoding putative WRKY transcription factor 12: MERGHQERVLHNNYDLQVSTPHANIHEMGFVHHFEHHQNQVLSFLTSPLDGASATPPTATNINGSSSLGFYNGELVNRSSWNNDQVETLDPKAVIDQNCSGNANEGNNSWWRSSPSEKGKVKVRRKLREPRFCFQTRSDIDVLDDGYKWRKYGQKVVKNSLHPRSYYRCTHSNCRVKKRVERLSEDCRMVITTYEGRHNHSPCDDSNSSENDCFSSF; this comes from the exons ATGGAACGAGGTCATCAAGAAAGGGTGTTacacaataattatgatttacaAGTCTCAACTCCTCATGCCAATATCCATGAAATGGGATTTGTACATCACTTTGAACATCACCAAAACCAAGTCTTGAGTTTTTTAACTTCTCCTCTTGATGGCGCCAGCGCGACGCCACCAACCGCCACCAATATTAACGGTAGCAGTTCGCTAGGGTTTTATAACGGTGAACTTGTCAATAGGTCTTCCTGGAATAACGACCAG GTGGAAACACTGGATCCCAAGGCAGTTATTGACCAAAATTGCAGCGGAAATGCTAACGAGGGTAACAATTCGTG GTGGAGGAGTTCACCCTCAGAGAAAGGGAAGGTGAAAGTGAGAAGAAAGTTGAGAGAGCCGAGATTTTGTTTCCAAACAAGGAGTGATATTGATGTTCTTGATGATGGTTACAAATGGAGAAAGTATGGTCAAAAAGTTGTCAAGAATAGCCTTCATCCAAG GAGTTACTACAGATGTACACATAGCAATTGTCGAGTAAAGAAGAGAGTTGAACGACTTTCAGAAGATTGTCGTATGGTAATAACAACCTATGAAGGTAGACACAACCATTCTCCTTGTGATGATTCAAACTCTTCTGAAAATGATTGTTTCTCCTCTTTCTAA